From a region of the Kwoniella mangroviensis CBS 8507 chromosome 1 map unlocalized Ctg01, whole genome shotgun sequence genome:
- a CDS encoding GTP-binding protein rhoA, with protein sequence MSGEIRRKLVIVGDGACGKTCLLIVFSKGMFPEVYVPTVFENYVADVEVDGKKVELALWDTAGQEDYDRLRPLSYPDSHVILICFAIDSPDSLDNVQEKWISEVLHFCQGLPIILVACKKDLRDDPKTVHDLARMNQKPVTRAEGLAVAQKIGAQGYVECSAKLGEGVKEVFQTATRHALMSKKSGRSKKGKGCVVL encoded by the exons ATGTCAGGAGAGATCAGGCGGAAGTTGGTCATTGTCG GTGATGGTGCTTGTGGTAAAACATGTCT cctcatcgtcttcagcAAGGGCATGTTCCCAGAG GTCTACGTCCCCACCGTGTTCGAGAACTACGTTGCAGATGTCGAAGTAGATGGTAAGAAGGTCGAGCTAGCTCTTTGGGATACTGCCggtcaa GAAGATTACGA TCGACTCCGACCTCTGTCCTACCCCGATTCACACGTCATCCTGATCTGTTTCGCCATCGACTCTCCTGATTCTCTTGATAACGTGCAAGAAAAG TGGATCTCCGAAGTTCTCCACTTCTGTCAAGGtcttccaatcatcctcgtcgCCTGTAAAAAGGATCTCCGAGATGATCCAAAGACCGTCCACGACCTCGCTAGAATGAATCAAAAACCCGTTACCCGAGCCGAAGGTTTGGCTGTCGCTCAAAAGATTGGTGCTCAAGGTTACGTTGAATGTAGTGCCAAGCTCGGTGAAGGTGTCAAAGAAGTATTCCAAACTGCAACGAGACAtgctttgatg AGCAAGAAATCAGGAAGAtccaagaaaggaaaaggttgTGTCGTACTCTAA